In Strix uralensis isolate ZFMK-TIS-50842 chromosome 26, bStrUra1, whole genome shotgun sequence, a genomic segment contains:
- the LOC141935089 gene encoding ubiquitin carboxyl-terminal hydrolase 42-like, which translates to MFQNCFLTRIFPWQLLAVLLVIAEEMALSQRRPFVPETICMEWQQRQRAGAGLYNLGNTCFINSVLQCLTYTPPLANYLLSREHSQSCRRQGFCVMCSMEEHVHTVLHSSGTAIEPWAIIRVLRRIGEHFEADMQEDAHEFLRCTVDAMQRDCLSNLDFASQSDTVVHQIFGGFLRSRVTCLSCSAVSDSYEAFLDVPLDTEAASSVPAALQDFVKPEKLGGENCFKCSRCDKMVTASKRFTVHRAPKVLTVCLKRFEFFTGSKISKVVEYPEHLDLHPYMSETAGEPLLYSLYAVLVHGGDSCDTGHYYCYVKTRFISRY; encoded by the exons ATGttccaaaactgtttcttgacCCGTATATTTCCATGGCAGCTTCTGGCGGTGCTTCTGG TCATTGCCGAGGAGATGGCTCTGTCACAAAGACGTCCCTTTGTCCCAGAGACGATTTGCATGGAATGGCAGCAGCGGCAGAGAGCTGGAGCGGGACTGTACAACCTGGGCAATACGTGCTTCATCAACTCCGTCCTGCAGTGCCTGACGTACACGCCCCCTCTGGCCAACTACCTGCTCTCTCGGGAGCACAGCCAGTCGT gtcGTCGGCAAGGCTTCTGCGTCATGTGCAGTATGGAAGAGCACGTTCACACGGTCCTGCATTCCTCAGGCACTGCCATCGAGCCTTGGGCTATCATCAGGGTTCTCAGAC GAATAGGAGAACATTTCGAGGCTGACATGCAGGAAGATGCCCATGAATTCTTACGCTGCACTGTCGATGCCATGCAGAGAGATTGTCTGAGCAA CTTGGACTTTGCTTCGCAATCAGATACCGTTGTCCATCAAATATTTGGGGGCTTTCTGAGATCCAGAG TCACGTGCTTGAGCTGCAGCGCGGTTTCCGATTCCTACGAGGCCTTCCTGGATGTTCCTTTGGATACAGAA GCAGCCTCATCTGTCCCCGCAGCTCTGCAGGACTTTGTGAAACCGGAGAAGCTGGGCGGcgaaaactgctttaaatgcagCAG GTGTGACAAGATGGTTACCGCCTCCAAGAGGTTTACAGTCCACCGCGCGCCCAAGGTTCTCACGGTGTGTCTGAAGAGATTTGAATTTTTCACCGGCAGCAAGATCAGCAAG GTTGTGGAGTATCCCGAGCACTTGGATCTTCACCCGTACATGTCTGAGACAGCCGGAGAACCGCTCCTCTACTCCTTATATGCTGTCCTGGTACATGGCGGTGACAGCTGCGACACAGGACACTACTACTGCTACGTAAAG ACGCGGTTCATCTCCAGATATTGA
- the LOC141935090 gene encoding ubiquitin carboxyl-terminal hydrolase 42-like, with translation MFQNCFLTRIFPWQLLAVLLVIAEEMALPQRRPFVPETICMEWQQRQRAGAGLYNLGNTCFINSVLQCLTYTPPLANYLLSREHSQSCRRQGFCVMCSMEEHVHTVLHSSGTAIEPWAIIRVLRRIGEHFEADMQEDAHEFLRCTVDAMQRDCLSNLDFASQSDTVVHQIFGGFLRSRVTCLSCSAVSDSYEAFLDVPLDTEAASSVPAALQDFVKPEKLGGENCFKCSRCDKMVTASKRFTVHRAPKVLTVCLKRFEFFTGSKISKVVEYPEHLDLHPYMSETAGEPLLYSLYAVLVHGGDSCDTGHYYCYVKTRFISRY, from the exons ATGttccaaaactgtttcttgacCCGTATATTTCCATGGCAGCTTCTGGCGGTGCTTCTGG TCATTGCCGAGGAGATGGCTCTGCCACAAAGACGTCCCTTTGTCCCAGAGACGATTTGCATGGAATGGCAGCAGCGGCAGAGAGCTGGAGCGGGACTGTACAACCTGGGCAATACGTGCTTCATCAACTCCGTCCTGCAGTGCCTGACGTACACGCCCCCTCTGGCCAACTACCTGCTCTCTCGGGAGCACAGCCAGTCGT gtcGTCGGCAAGGCTTCTGCGTCATGTGCAGTATGGAAGAGCACGTTCACACGGTCCTGCATTCCTCAGGCACTGCCATCGAGCCTTGGGCTATCATCAGGGTTCTCAGAC GAATAGGAGAACATTTCGAGGCTGACATGCAGGAAGATGCCCATGAATTCTTACGCTGCACTGTCGATGCCATGCAGAGAGATTGTCTGAGCAA CTTGGACTTTGCTTCGCAATCAGATACCGTTGTCCATCAAATATTTGGGGGCTTTCTGAGATCCAGAG TCACGTGCTTGAGCTGCAGCGCGGTTTCCGATTCCTACGAGGCCTTCCTGGATGTTCCTTTGGATACAGAA GCAGCCTCATCTGTCCCCGCAGCTCTGCAGGACTTTGTGAAACCGGAGAAGCTGGGCGGcgaaaactgctttaaatgcagCAG GTGTGACAAGATGGTTACCGCCTCCAAGAGGTTTACAGTCCACCGCGCGCCCAAGGTTCTCACGGTGTGTCTGAAGAGATTTGAATTTTTCACCGGCAGCAAGATCAGCAAG GTTGTGGAGTATCCCGAGCACTTGGATCTTCACCCGTACATGTCTGAGACAGCCGGAGAACCGCTCCTCTACTCCTTATATGCTGTCCTGGTACATGGCGGTGACAGCTGCGACACAGGACACTACTACTGCTACGTAAAG ACGCGGTTCATCTCCAGATATTGA